The Caldilineales bacterium genome includes the window GATGGGGACGACGATGGCGCCAGGGTCGCGGCGGAGCAGGTTGCGCACCAGCGCCTCCCACAGTGGGCCGGAGGAAGGGGCTTCGAGTGCGATCGAGTCGTGCTCGGGCAGGTGGGTGATCTCCACCGGGAGGTCGTCGCCGATGGCTGCCCGCACTTCGGCGATGAGGTCGGCGCAGTTGGAGCCAGGCAGGATGCGGCCGTCGAGGATGGCCGAGACCTGGCTGGGGACGACGTTGACCTGCGTCCCGCCCGACAGCATGGTGGGCGCGGCCGAGTTGCGGGTGGTGTTGCGCAGCATCGTCCGCAGGCTGGAGGGCGGCATCTGGTCGAGGAGGGCGTCGAGTTGCTCTGGCCGGGTCAGGTCGGCGGGCGAGACGCCGAGGATGGGCGCCAGCTGGGCCAGGGTGTTGGTCAGGGTGGCGGTGAGGTGGGTGGGGAGGTGCCGGCGGGTGAGGCGTTCGAGGGCAAGGCTGAGGTAGCGGATGGCGTAGTCGTTATAGTTGGGCGAAGCGCCGTGGCCGGGCGCGGCCGTGGCCGTGAGTTGCAGGCGGCAGTTGCCCTTTTCGCCCACCTGGATGACGTACACCGCCTGCTCGCCCAGGTAGATCGGCAGCGCGCCCGATTCGCTCAACCCCATCTCGGCCTCCACCAGGGCCGGGTGCTGCTCGACCAGCCATTTCAGGCCATATTTGCCGCCCACTTCCTCGTCGGCACAGCCGGCGAAGATGATGTCGCGACGCAGTTGCGGACGCTCGGCCGCCAGTCGCAGCATCACCATCGCCTGTTGGGTGACGACGTTCTTCATGTCCAGGGCGCCGCGGCCCCAGATGAAACCGCCGTCGATTTCGCCGCCGAAGGGGTCGTGCGTCCACTGGCTGGCCTCGACGGAGACGACATCGAGGTGGTTGTAGAGCAAGAGGGGGCGCTGGCTGCCATCGCCGCGATAGCGGGCGACGACATTGCCTCGGCCCGGCGCCGATTCGAGCACCGTGGTCTCGTAGCCGGCCCCGCCCAGCAGCCCGGCCAGGTAATCGGCCGCCAGAAGCTCGTTGCCAGGTGGGTTGGTGGTATTCAGCCGGATGAGGGCTTGCAGGAGTTCGATGGCGTTCATGCGGCCTCCGGCAGGTTCTTGACCAGGACTTTCCATGTCCCGCGCTGGACTTTGGCGTTCTCCTGGTTGAGGACTTCGATCTTGAAGGTCACATAGCCGCCGCCCAACCGCTTCATTGCCTGTTTTTCAGCTACGGTGGCGCGGATGCGCACCGTATCGCCGATCTTGACCGCGGCCCGGAATTCCCATTCCAGCCCCATGAAGGCCATGACCGTATCTTCCATGAAGCCCAGGCGGGTGGCCAGGCCGGTGGCGATGGAGAGCACCAGCAGACCGTGGGCGATGCGTTCGCCGATCATCTGCTCCTTGCTGTATTCGGCGTCGGTGTGGATCTGGTTCCAGTCGCCCGAAAGCATGGCGAACTGGACGATGTCAGCCTCGGTGACGGTGCGGCCAACGCTTTCGACGCTGGTCCCTGGCTCGAATTCCTCGAAATAAAGCCCGCGCGGGCGGGAGAGTGCGGCCATGAAGTGCTCCTTGGGGTTGGAGATTGGAGATTGGGGATTGGAGATTGCGAAATGGGAGACGGAACCGCAAGCGTCAGCGAGCGGTATGGTTAGGCGGAGTGAGCACGCCTACGTGCGAACGGTGCTGCGCTCAGAATCGCGCCCGGCCGGAAGACCACACCGCGCGCGAGGATGGCGCGATTCTAACCGTCGGCGGCGCGGCTTGTCAATCCATTTTGACCATCGAGAGCATGGCCGGGCCGGACAACGCGGCTCCGGCTGTCGAAGGGAAGGCTCCGCGGCAATGACTCTCTTTGCAGCACTATCGGCAATCATCTATACTGGCCCCCGATCCGATTCCGATCACACAAAATAGGAGACGACTCGATGAAAGTACAGGACCTGATCGCTCAGAATGTGGGTGCTTCACCTGATGCGATCAATAGCTTGATCCAACTGCAGGGTCTGATTACGCATGTCGACCAACTTTTAGCCGAGCTCAAATCACAAGTGCAAAATCAGACCAACGAAGGCATTCAGTATCTTATCAACTGTTATCAGCAATTTGCCATCAACTTCTATGCTGCCTTCGATCGATCGCTAAAAGCCGACCCCAACGAGCCGGCCGAGAAATACGCCTATTGGCGCGAGCGGGCGATCGAGAAGCTGGTGAACTATTGGAACATGCTCAGCCCCTTGCTGAGCGGGATTCAGGATCCACGGATGGCGAAGCTGCGAACCCTGGTGCGAGAGGCGGCTCCCGGCAAGCGTTGGATCGACCATTGGAGCGACGACTGGCGCAGCCGTGTTCCGGTCTATCGCAAGTCAGGCGAGCGGGTTGATTGGGAGAGCCGTTGGCAAGATGCGATCATCACCATCCCCTATTATGGCACCCGCTTCGAATTGCTGCGTTTCGACTATGCCCCCTATGTTTTTGTCACCGGCGTACCGCTTCAGGACTTGGAGACGCCCTGGCAATGGCATGTTGTCTGGCATGAAATGGCCGGGCAGATCGTGCTCGATCTGGTGAAAAGAAAGGAAATCGATAAGATCGTCAAAGCTGCGACTGATTTGGGGCAATGGGATGAATGGCGGGTCATGGTCGAATCCGCCGTCAATTCCCGCCCCTCTGCTGCCGAGCCGATGACGATTTCTTTTGCTGATGTCGATCGATCGGGCTGGATGCAGGAGCTGGTCGAGGATGCCTACGGCGTGCTCTCGCTCGGCCCTTCCATGCTCCTGGCCATGAAACAGGTCTTTGCTCGTTATTATCTCGGCGACATCGCCTTGTTCGACACGCGTCACCCACCGGTGAAGCTGCGGCTGGACATGGCGGCGGCCCTCTTGCAGATCATGGGCTTTGGCGATACCCTCACGCCTGACGAAGCGACGGCGGCGACCTCGCTCCAAGATGTGGCCCAATTGGTGGCCAAGTTGCTGAGGGATGGTTATGTCGGCAAGGAGTTTAGCGCCAGGCCGGACGCCAAAGCGGAATCTGGCTTGCAGGACGAGTTTGTGAACGGCCGCCCGGTCGGCGGCGTCCCGACTGCCGCCCTCCTGGCTGCTGCCCGTCTGGCATTCGACCAGAAGCCCGCCAATGGCCTGGACATTGCCCGCGCCGCCTACGAATCACTGCCCGCTGCCGATGAACCTTACGTCGCCCTGCCTGCCCCGGACGATGACTTTTTCGAGAGCCTGGTTGCGCGCTCGTCCTGGAAAGAACTGCTCCACCAGGCGTTTCATGTCTATGATGGCGCTACGCCGAGAGGACACGACTCGCACCCCGTGACTTTATCTTGGACGGCACACGGCGAGTCACACAGCATCCGGCATACGACTGCCGACCATGTCTGAACCATCGCCCCCACCCTTCGCTTGCCCCACTACCTTTGCAGAACTCGGTCGCGTTGGCTGGGGAGGGCCAGACGTTCGATGTGGCTGCGCAGCAAGCGTTGGGCGGTTGCCGTATCGTCCTGCCCCTCGGCAATTTGCATGAGCACCCAATAGGGAAAAGGGAGTTCGGGCGCGAGGTCGATCGCCCTCTCGGCCAGGTCTTTGGCGCGTGACTCATCGGGCTTGTCTTCCCAATCGAGCAAGATATGGGCCAGCATAGCCAGGGCGAGAGCCTGGTCGGTTGGCGGTGAGGTCGCGCTTTGATCCATGGCGATAAAGGGTTCGACATCCTGCCGCAGCATGGCTGCATCGAAGTCGGTATAGGGGCACAGTTCCAGCGCCCTTGCCCGGCCAAGCCGCCACAGCGCCCGGTCTGGCTGCAAAGCGACGGCGGCATCGAAATGCCCGGCCGCTTGATCGAGGCAGGCCCGGCGCGCAGCCGGCGTGCGCACAAGCTGCGCTTCCAGGGCATGGGCGATGCCAATGCCCGCTTCACTGCGCGCCATCATCTCCGCCCTCGCTCCCGCCGAGCGTTCCAACTCAAGCGCCCGACCAAAGGCCTGGCGCGCTTTCTCCCACTGCTCATCGTGCAGCCATGCCTGACCCAAGAGGAGATTGACTTCGGGCGATGGCGCCAATGGCGCCAACGGCGACAGCGCCTCGCTGCTTTGCTGGTACCGCCCGGCTGCATAGGCCACGGCCGCACGCAGGAAGGTGCGACCATAGGCGATCTGGGTTTGCAGCGACAGCATCGCCGGCTCATCCACCCATTCGATCCGGTAGGCCGGCTGCCGGGGGAAGTGGATGTCCAGGGTGATGGCGTCGCCGGCGCAACTGGCTGCGATCTGCATCTCTGCTTCGGCGACGGCAACCATCTTGCCGCCGCCGGCTGCGATCTCATCCTGCAACCGCTGTTTGTTGGCTTCGCAGCCGCTCAGTTCAAGGCTGACAGGAAGCGGCAGGGCCACCATCGGCGTGGAAGTGGGGAGCAGAGCCAGGTCTGCGGGCGTCGGCGTGGCGGCCGGCGTGGGGGTGGGGGTCTCGCGGTCGATCAGCAGCGAGGCAGCGAGGGCCGCCACGGCCAGAACCAGCAGCACAGCCCCGCCAAGCCCCCATTTCTTGCGGCTGCCCGGTCGTTTGGCCGACGGCGATGGCTGGGCCTCCTCCTGGGCCTGGTGGGGCGATGCCAATTCGCCTTCGATCTCGACCAATCTGGCTTCGTCCGCTTTGATCTCGCGTTCGATCTGCTCACAGCGCACGGCCAGCCGCGCTCGTTCTTCTGGCGGCGCTATAACCATTTCCTCGCGCAGGTGCACCAAATAGCGTTTCTGCTGTTCCAGTCGCCTGGTCAAGCTCTGTTGTTCCTGGCGAAGCGTTTCCTGGTCTGTCTTCATGGCGTCGGCTGGTGGAGGGACGGGGTCGATGATCGTGCATTCTACCTTTTCGAGGCGTCCTGTTCAACTTGGGGGAGGAGGGGAAGGTCCACACCATCCGTGCGGATTCGAGATCGCCGCTTGACTTGCGCGGTCAAGGCCGGGGCGCTAGAATCCAGCCAAGACCTTGATTGCCTACATTGCCCCACCACGCCGTCCAGAGTAAAATAGAACCATGTCGACTATCCATATTGAAACCCAAGTCACCCTTGAGGATTTGCTCAAAGCCGTTGGGCAATTGGGTATGACTGATTTGGAGCGATTTGCATCTCAGGTGATACGCTTGCAGGCGCAGCGCAAAGCGGTCAGTGTGCCCGCCCGAGAAGCAGAGCTATTGCTGGCAGTCAATCAAGGGTTTCCTGCGGCTTGGCGTAGCAGCTATCAAGCCCTGCAAGTCAAGCGCCAAACAGAGAGTCTGACCCCCGAAGAGGAACAAGAATTCTTCGATTTGATTACCCGGCGGGAGAACTGGCAGGCGCAACGCCTGGAAGCCCTGGCAGAACTGGCC containing:
- a CDS encoding M20/M25/M40 family metallo-hydrolase → MNAIELLQALIRLNTTNPPGNELLAADYLAGLLGGAGYETTVLESAPGRGNVVARYRGDGSQRPLLLYNHLDVVSVEASQWTHDPFGGEIDGGFIWGRGALDMKNVVTQQAMVMLRLAAERPQLRRDIIFAGCADEEVGGKYGLKWLVEQHPALVEAEMGLSESGALPIYLGEQAVYVIQVGEKGNCRLQLTATAAPGHGASPNYNDYAIRYLSLALERLTRRHLPTHLTATLTNTLAQLAPILGVSPADLTRPEQLDALLDQMPPSSLRTMLRNTTRNSAAPTMLSGGTQVNVVPSQVSAILDGRILPGSNCADLIAEVRAAIGDDLPVEITHLPEHDSIALEAPSSGPLWEALVRNLLRRDPGAIVVPILLAGGTDAKHLAPLRTQTYGYSPMHFPPDFDWRNLVHGHDERIPISALQWGIDVLYDTVIELCG
- a CDS encoding MaoC family dehydratase N-terminal domain-containing protein; the encoded protein is MAALSRPRGLYFEEFEPGTSVESVGRTVTEADIVQFAMLSGDWNQIHTDAEYSKEQMIGERIAHGLLVLSIATGLATRLGFMEDTVMAFMGLEWEFRAAVKIGDTVRIRATVAEKQAMKRLGGGYVTFKIEVLNQENAKVQRGTWKVLVKNLPEAA